In the Leptospira neocaledonica genome, one interval contains:
- a CDS encoding helix-turn-helix transcriptional regulator → MFATNSMQTDFHTHYAATLAISLKSDINIETEKGKEEYRVALVGPNTYHKTVSPGIEMVALLIDPETYEYSSISEFAVAGEVKKLDISTFQPLMERLWELYYGKLNDLEAWELHLDLLRSIYPFQKLGKVMDERIVQIANMIRKEMPDSIRMKEIGKNFSVSEDRLIRLFKENLGIPMRRYLLWVRILEAAKLLKEGKSLTDAAHSAGFSDSAHFTRTFKENFGFVPSLFFGHLKAIEVRFCESGDLI, encoded by the coding sequence ATGTTTGCCACAAATTCCATGCAGACTGATTTCCATACCCATTATGCTGCAACCCTGGCCATTTCCTTAAAAAGTGATATCAATATTGAGACTGAAAAAGGAAAAGAAGAGTATCGTGTGGCCTTGGTAGGGCCAAATACATATCATAAAACTGTTTCTCCTGGAATTGAGATGGTCGCGCTACTTATCGATCCGGAAACTTACGAATATTCATCCATCTCGGAATTTGCCGTCGCGGGAGAAGTGAAGAAGTTGGATATTTCTACCTTCCAACCTTTGATGGAAAGATTATGGGAATTATATTACGGAAAATTAAACGATCTGGAAGCCTGGGAATTACATTTAGATTTGCTTAGATCCATTTATCCTTTCCAAAAATTAGGGAAGGTAATGGATGAAAGGATCGTCCAGATTGCAAATATGATTCGTAAGGAAATGCCTGATAGTATTCGGATGAAGGAGATAGGTAAAAATTTTTCAGTTTCGGAAGATAGACTTATCAGGCTTTTTAAAGAAAATCTGGGAATTCCAATGCGCAGATATTTGCTATGGGTCCGGATCTTAGAAGCAGCAAAACTTTTGAAAGAAGGAAAGAGTCTTACCGACGCGGCACATTCCGCGGGCTTCTCCGACTCTGCTCATTTTACTCGAACCTTTAAGGAAAATTTTGGATTTGTGCCTTCTTTATTTTTTGGGCATCTAAAGGCGATCGAGGTTCGATTTTGTGAATCAGGCGATCTAATCTAA